The Mammaliicoccus sciuri genome window below encodes:
- a CDS encoding class I SAM-dependent methyltransferase produces the protein MTEEKNMMEVLFEKLDVKSKDLHDENGQSYIENLGLAMEDIYTNQRDLLEQSTLQERRKAFQFAYLSLLKEEVIQPNHQMTPDSIGFILSYLVNLFNKNKKELNIVDIASGTGHLSATINEQNQDKTLMHHLIEVDPVLQRVSIHLANFLEIPFDVYPQDAIMPLPLEEADVIVGDLPVGYYPVDERSKEMKLGFDEGHSYSHYLLLEQAVTATRPGGYVFLIVSTNIFEGEEVKQLQKYIATETEMQAFLNFPNSLFKTEQSRKSLLILQKKDPGNTKSVEVLLANIPDFKAQSQLQTFLSEVDEWMKENYSL, from the coding sequence ATGACTGAAGAAAAGAATATGATGGAAGTATTATTTGAAAAACTTGATGTAAAAAGTAAAGACCTCCACGACGAGAATGGACAAAGCTATATAGAGAATCTTGGTTTGGCGATGGAAGACATTTATACAAACCAAAGAGATCTTTTAGAACAATCAACATTACAAGAAAGAAGAAAAGCGTTCCAATTTGCTTATTTAAGTTTATTAAAAGAAGAAGTGATTCAACCCAATCATCAAATGACGCCAGATTCAATTGGGTTTATTTTAAGCTACCTTGTAAACTTATTTAATAAAAACAAAAAAGAATTAAATATTGTGGATATTGCAAGTGGTACAGGACATTTGAGTGCAACAATCAATGAACAAAATCAAGATAAGACATTGATGCACCACTTGATTGAAGTAGATCCTGTATTACAACGTGTAAGTATACATTTAGCTAACTTCTTAGAAATACCATTTGATGTATACCCACAAGATGCTATTATGCCACTACCTTTAGAAGAAGCGGATGTCATTGTCGGCGATTTACCTGTCGGATATTATCCAGTTGATGAACGCAGTAAAGAGATGAAATTAGGCTTTGATGAAGGACATAGTTATAGTCATTATTTATTATTAGAACAAGCTGTTACAGCAACAAGACCAGGTGGTTATGTATTCTTAATCGTATCAACAAATATCTTTGAAGGTGAAGAAGTGAAACAGCTTCAAAAATATATTGCAACAGAAACAGAAATGCAAGCATTTTTAAACTTTCCTAATTCATTGTTCAAGACAGAACAATCACGTAAATCACTATTGATTTTACAGAAGAAAGACCCTGGAAATACTAAGAGTGTTGAAGTATTGCTAGCAAATATACCAGATTTCAAGGCACAATCTCAATTGCAAACGTTTTTATCAGAAGTAGATGAATGGATGAAAGAAAATTATTCTTTATAA
- a CDS encoding transposase: MRKKYEFKFKLKLVKEYLEGHQSYRTIALKYGISSWSILRIWVNQYKEFGEEGLEIKSRNTVYTSEFKLSVLKFRQENMLSYQDTANHFRIINPIIIANWQHQFDEKCRLDIDNKQKGQSHTMTKKRSKSDNKNLPLNENEREELERLRNENETLKAGIAYQKKLQALTDIYGSKNQK, translated from the coding sequence ATGAGGAAAAAATATGAATTTAAATTCAAACTAAAACTTGTAAAAGAATATTTAGAAGGACATCAAAGTTATAGAACAATTGCTTTAAAATATGGTATTTCAAGTTGGTCTATCCTTCGGATTTGGGTCAATCAATATAAAGAGTTTGGAGAAGAAGGTTTAGAAATAAAAAGTAGAAATACTGTTTATACTAGCGAATTTAAATTATCTGTTTTAAAATTTAGACAAGAAAATATGTTGTCTTATCAAGATACTGCGAATCACTTTAGAATTATTAATCCTATTATCATTGCCAATTGGCAACATCAATTTGATGAAAAGTGTCGTCTTGATATAGATAATAAACAAAAGGGACAATCTCACACTATGACTAAAAAACGATCTAAATCAGATAATAAAAATTTACCTTTAAATGAAAATGAACGTGAAGAACTTGAAAGACTTAGAAATGAAAATGAGACGTTAAAGGCAGGTATAGCTTATCAAAAAAAGTTACAAGCCTTGACCGACATTTACGGAAGCAAAAATCAGAAATAG
- a CDS encoding nuclease-related domain-containing protein — MNKNEYISYLKAIEGRTNLNIEQRKELYINQSGMEGEMYFKAILDTIVDVHYLYNLEIGTSNHIQIDFLVVSSTKIYIFEVKHYTGDWYFEEDYIKCTNSIRYPSPHIQTNKIENNIQSIVNTHNIPREIETFIIFTNSHFNLHGKRPQNQAILLPQELSIVPHLIDTNHQEANQEILNIFKQYESIHSTFYQKDINFLEDKVASGLRCPNCRKLFTITYKKKQHNYTCCYCKKQLGFEELIYFNLKELFIIKRKPFDFNEAQAWCDPIPKHTVRRVCNKYFKNTNRGFQV, encoded by the coding sequence ATGAATAAAAACGAATATATTTCTTATCTAAAAGCAATCGAAGGCAGAACGAATCTGAATATTGAACAAAGAAAAGAATTGTATATTAACCAATCTGGTATGGAAGGAGAAATGTATTTTAAAGCAATATTAGACACTATCGTTGATGTTCATTATTTATATAATTTAGAAATAGGAACCTCAAATCATATACAAATTGATTTTTTAGTAGTTTCATCAACAAAAATCTATATTTTCGAAGTTAAACACTATACTGGCGATTGGTATTTTGAAGAAGATTATATTAAATGTACGAATAGCATAAGATACCCCTCACCACATATACAAACAAATAAAATAGAAAATAATATACAATCAATCGTTAATACTCACAACATTCCAAGAGAAATTGAAACTTTTATTATTTTTACAAACAGTCATTTCAATCTTCATGGCAAAAGACCGCAAAATCAAGCAATACTACTCCCTCAAGAACTTTCTATAGTTCCACATCTCATTGATACAAATCATCAAGAAGCTAATCAAGAAATCTTAAATATTTTTAAGCAATATGAATCTATTCATTCAACCTTTTATCAAAAGGATATCAATTTTCTAGAAGATAAAGTTGCATCTGGTTTAAGATGCCCAAATTGTAGAAAATTATTTACTATTACTTATAAGAAAAAACAACATAACTATACATGCTGTTACTGTAAAAAACAGCTAGGGTTTGAAGAGTTAATATATTTCAATCTAAAAGAACTTTTTATCATAAAGAGAAAACCATTTGATTTTAATGAAGCTCAAGCATGGTGCGATCCTATACCAAAACATACAGTTAGAAGAGTATGTAATAAATACTTCAAAAATACAAATCGAGGATTTCAAGTTTAA
- the ald gene encoding alanine dehydrogenase: MIIGVPREIKNNENRVALTPSGVASLVAQNHVVKVETEAGLGSQFTNEDYQQAGAEIVSQEEAWNVEMVMKVKEPLQEEYQFFKKDLILFTYLHLAAEESLTNALLENEVTAIAYETVQLSDRSLPLLAPMSEVAGRMSTQIGAQFLQKTHGGIGILLSGVPGVKRGKVTIIGGGQAGTNAAKMAVGLGADVTIIDLNPTRLQQLDDLFGASVQTMMSSPLNIEEAVVESDLVIGSVLIPGAKAPKLVTEEMVKKMKPGSVLVDIAIDQGGSFETSDRITTHDDPTYVKHGVVHYAVANMPGAVPRTSTIALNNATTPYAIQLANKGYVKACQDNEALAKGLNTIHGKLTYKEVAKAFDKEYTPYQEVLR; encoded by the coding sequence ATGATTATTGGAGTACCAAGAGAGATTAAAAATAACGAAAATAGGGTGGCATTAACACCTAGTGGCGTGGCAAGTTTAGTTGCACAAAATCATGTTGTTAAAGTAGAAACTGAGGCAGGATTAGGTTCACAATTTACTAACGAAGATTATCAACAAGCTGGAGCAGAAATTGTAAGTCAAGAAGAAGCATGGAATGTAGAAATGGTTATGAAAGTTAAAGAACCATTACAAGAAGAATATCAATTCTTCAAGAAAGACTTAATTCTATTTACATACTTACATTTAGCTGCTGAAGAATCTTTAACAAATGCATTACTAGAAAATGAAGTAACTGCAATTGCTTATGAAACTGTTCAGTTAAGCGATCGATCATTACCATTACTAGCGCCAATGAGTGAAGTAGCAGGAAGAATGTCAACTCAAATTGGTGCGCAATTCCTACAAAAAACACACGGAGGCATTGGAATATTATTATCTGGTGTACCAGGTGTTAAAAGAGGGAAAGTAACAATAATCGGTGGAGGTCAAGCAGGAACAAATGCTGCTAAAATGGCAGTTGGTCTTGGAGCAGACGTTACGATTATTGACTTAAATCCTACACGTTTACAACAATTAGATGATTTATTTGGTGCAAGCGTGCAAACGATGATGTCTTCACCATTAAATATTGAAGAAGCAGTAGTTGAAAGTGATTTAGTAATTGGATCAGTACTTATCCCAGGCGCTAAAGCACCGAAACTTGTAACTGAAGAAATGGTTAAGAAAATGAAACCAGGTTCAGTATTAGTAGACATCGCGATTGACCAAGGTGGTTCATTCGAAACATCAGATAGAATTACGACACACGATGATCCAACATATGTTAAACATGGTGTCGTACACTATGCAGTTGCTAATATGCCAGGAGCAGTTCCAAGAACATCTACAATTGCATTAAATAATGCAACAACTCCTTATGCAATTCAATTAGCAAACAAAGGCTACGTTAAAGCATGTCAAGATAACGAAGCACTTGCTAAAGGCTTAAACACAATACACGGTAAATTAACTTATAAAGAAGTTGCAAAAGCTTTTGATAAAGAATACACACCTTATCAAGAAGTTTTGAGATAA
- a CDS encoding dihydrofolate reductase family protein has translation MSSDDNSRKVILDLAVTLDGLIEGENGEIDWCIMEPEMNFDDFLNQVDTIFYGRKSYEAWGDFQPSLEDSEEDKLMWKNIHAKEKYVFSKKFKFEDKHVNVIKDNIVEHVNEIKSKPGKDIWLYGGSSLITTFVNYRLVDEYRLSIHPIVLGKGKPLFIDIEDRQQLKLVHSRKFKSGVIQLIYHNE, from the coding sequence ATGAGTAGTGATGATAATAGTAGGAAAGTCATTTTAGATTTAGCTGTTACATTAGATGGTCTTATAGAAGGTGAAAATGGCGAGATTGACTGGTGTATTATGGAGCCTGAAATGAATTTTGATGATTTCTTAAATCAAGTCGATACAATTTTTTATGGAAGAAAAAGTTACGAAGCATGGGGAGATTTTCAACCGAGTTTAGAAGATTCAGAAGAAGACAAATTAATGTGGAAAAACATACATGCCAAAGAAAAATATGTCTTTTCAAAGAAATTTAAGTTTGAAGATAAACATGTCAATGTTATTAAAGATAATATCGTAGAACATGTAAATGAAATAAAAAGTAAGCCAGGTAAAGATATATGGTTATATGGTGGATCTAGCTTAATCACGACATTTGTAAATTATAGATTAGTAGATGAATATAGACTATCCATACATCCTATAGTTTTAGGAAAAGGAAAACCACTATTTATAGATATAGAAGATAGACAACAACTTAAACTAGTACATTCAAGAAAATTTAAATCAGGTGTTATACAATTAATTTATCATAATGAGTAG
- the tpx gene encoding thiol peroxidase yields MAQVTFKNEPITILGEEVKVGSVAPDFTVLANDLSEKTLKDYEGKKKLISAVPSLDTGVCSQQTRKFNEEAANEQDGVVLTISNDLPFAQKRWCAAEGLDNVITLSDHRDLSFGENYGVIMKELRLLARSVFVLDKDNKVVYAEIVSEGTNHPDYDKALEAFKNLD; encoded by the coding sequence ATGGCGCAAGTTACATTCAAGAATGAACCAATTACAATATTAGGTGAGGAAGTTAAAGTAGGTTCAGTAGCACCTGATTTTACTGTATTAGCAAACGACCTATCTGAAAAGACATTAAAAGACTATGAAGGTAAAAAGAAACTTATTAGTGCCGTACCTTCTTTAGATACAGGCGTGTGTAGTCAACAAACACGTAAATTTAATGAAGAAGCTGCAAATGAACAAGATGGCGTTGTCTTAACAATTTCTAACGACTTACCATTTGCTCAAAAAAGATGGTGTGCAGCTGAAGGTTTAGATAATGTGATTACATTAAGTGACCACCGTGATTTATCATTTGGTGAAAACTATGGTGTTATCATGAAAGAACTTCGTTTATTAGCACGTTCAGTATTTGTTTTGGACAAAGATAATAAAGTTGTTTATGCAGAAATAGTGAGTGAAGGTACAAACCATCCTGACTATGACAAAGCTTTAGAAGCATTTAAAAATTTAGACTAA
- a CDS encoding RDD family protein, translating to MTETSYEQVATTREQSEIERTVNKYMSDIKSIVFAGFWVRFLAYIIDILALAGFKGIVLSPIFALTSINTSYLWVPYFSVENMASALIFYLYFVLMTYYFKATLGKMILGLSVYREDAQPLKLKDVLFREWIGRIISGALLGIPYIVVAFTKKHKGIHDYFGETVVLKNKYVQMRKDFQNVIG from the coding sequence ATGACAGAAACAAGTTATGAACAAGTCGCTACTACACGTGAACAAAGTGAAATTGAGCGTACTGTCAATAAATATATGTCTGATATTAAATCTATCGTATTTGCTGGATTCTGGGTCCGATTTTTAGCTTATATCATCGATATTTTAGCTTTAGCAGGATTTAAAGGTATTGTACTAAGTCCGATATTTGCACTTACGAGTATTAATACTTCATATCTGTGGGTGCCATACTTCAGTGTTGAAAATATGGCAAGTGCCTTAATATTTTATTTATATTTCGTGTTGATGACGTATTATTTTAAAGCAACACTAGGCAAGATGATCTTAGGTTTAAGTGTCTATCGAGAAGATGCACAACCGCTCAAATTGAAGGATGTTCTATTTAGAGAATGGATCGGGCGAATTATCTCTGGTGCATTATTAGGCATTCCATATATTGTAGTAGCATTTACGAAAAAACATAAAGGTATTCATGACTATTTTGGGGAAACAGTCGTTCTCAAAAACAAATATGTTCAAATGAGAAAAGACTTCCAAAATGTGATTGGATAA
- a CDS encoding IS30 family transposase, which produces MTHTYSNMTNHKGTHLSYEERVQIETLKNLGFSNRAIARELGRAPQTINNEIHRGTTRQIKRQKQQHKVYEYETQIYFSSLGQQRYRQNRQQCGAQPLWKKNPLFIPWADHLMKKKRWSPEAVVAYAHKEQCFEREKIPSTTTVYAWIDQQIMETKNIDLLEKLKRRHSTQNSYHNHPHSRVLGPSIETRSSEIESRQSFGHWEIDTVIGTKDKSKPVILTLVERQTRFEILEIIESKSADAVSHALKNLFDSLGEKAPKIFKSITSDNGSEFASLYEEFGHMIEIYFTHPFSSYERGTSENQHKMIRRFIPKAHDLSNVQKRFIKAIQQYMNDYPRKTLNYNTAHHNMAESLKHLNLYESFQS; this is translated from the coding sequence ATGACGCATACTTATTCTAACATGACAAACCATAAAGGAACACACTTAAGTTATGAAGAACGTGTTCAAATAGAAACACTTAAAAATTTAGGTTTTTCAAATCGTGCAATCGCGCGTGAATTAGGACGTGCACCTCAAACAATCAATAACGAAATTCATCGAGGAACAACACGTCAAATTAAACGACAAAAACAGCAACATAAAGTCTATGAATATGAGACGCAAATTTATTTTTCTTCACTAGGTCAACAACGTTATCGACAAAACAGACAACAATGTGGTGCTCAGCCCTTATGGAAGAAGAACCCATTATTTATTCCATGGGCAGATCACCTCATGAAAAAGAAACGCTGGTCACCTGAAGCAGTCGTGGCATATGCTCACAAGGAACAATGTTTTGAAAGAGAAAAAATCCCTTCAACAACGACAGTATATGCTTGGATAGATCAACAAATCATGGAAACTAAGAATATTGATCTACTAGAAAAATTAAAAAGACGTCATTCTACTCAGAATAGCTACCATAATCATCCACACAGTCGAGTGCTCGGTCCAAGTATTGAGACACGTTCTAGTGAAATTGAATCACGTCAGTCTTTTGGTCACTGGGAAATAGATACCGTAATAGGAACTAAAGACAAGTCAAAGCCAGTTATCTTAACACTTGTTGAGAGACAAACGCGTTTTGAAATACTAGAAATAATAGAGAGTAAAAGTGCTGATGCAGTGTCTCACGCATTGAAAAACTTATTTGACTCCTTAGGCGAAAAAGCACCAAAAATCTTCAAATCTATCACATCTGACAATGGTTCAGAATTTGCATCGCTGTATGAAGAATTTGGCCATATGATAGAAATATACTTCACACATCCATTCTCATCATATGAACGTGGGACAAGTGAAAACCAACATAAAATGATTCGTCGTTTTATTCCAAAAGCACATGATTTATCCAATGTTCAAAAACGCTTCATAAAAGCCATACAACAATATATGAATGACTATCCTAGAAAGACTTTAAATTACAACACAGCTCATCATAATATGGCAGAAAGTTTAAAGCACCTCAATCTGTATGAATCTTTCCAAAGCTAA
- a CDS encoding IS3 family transposase: MVKVIKELNETYNIRLSILFKVAQIAKSVYYYWINKFSKADKDETLIQVIKEICEESNHTYGYRRVTQALRNRGLIVNHKKVLRIMKEHNLTCTKFTHRGRKYRSFKGKVGKVAQNILNRRFKTSLPFQKVVTDITEFKLMNGQKLYLSPFMDLYSSEIISFKISSRPTLDIVINPLKEMIKRRPNLDHRLTIHSDQGLHYQHSQYTRLLKDHKIFQSMSRKGNCLDNSVMENFFGLLKQEMYYGQEFKDFQDLEQAIHRYIDFYNNERIKSKLKGLSPKNYRRQTFEIIY; encoded by the coding sequence ATAGTAAAGGTCATTAAGGAACTAAATGAAACATATAATATACGATTAAGTATCTTATTTAAAGTCGCTCAAATAGCTAAATCTGTATACTATTATTGGATAAATAAATTTAGTAAAGCTGATAAAGATGAAACATTGATTCAAGTAATAAAAGAAATATGTGAAGAATCAAACCATACCTATGGTTATCGTCGTGTTACACAAGCACTAAGAAATAGAGGTCTTATCGTAAATCATAAAAAAGTACTAAGAATTATGAAAGAACATAATCTAACTTGTACAAAGTTCACACATAGAGGTCGTAAGTATCGTTCCTTTAAAGGTAAAGTTGGTAAAGTAGCTCAAAATATATTAAATCGTAGATTTAAAACAAGTCTCCCATTTCAAAAAGTCGTAACAGATATTACAGAGTTCAAATTAATGAATGGTCAGAAATTATATTTATCACCTTTTATGGACTTATATAGTTCAGAGATTATCAGCTTTAAAATCTCAAGTCGTCCTACATTAGATATAGTCATCAATCCATTAAAAGAAATGATAAAGCGTCGTCCAAACCTAGATCATCGTTTAACGATTCATTCAGATCAAGGCTTGCATTATCAACATTCACAATACACTAGATTATTAAAAGACCATAAAATATTTCAAAGTATGTCTAGAAAAGGTAATTGTCTAGATAATTCAGTTATGGAAAACTTTTTTGGGTTACTTAAACAAGAAATGTATTATGGCCAAGAATTTAAAGATTTTCAGGACCTTGAACAAGCTATTCATCGATATATCGATTTTTATAATAACGAAAGAATCAAATCAAAATTAAAAGGCTTATCTCCCAAAAATTACAGGAGACAAACCTTTGAAATAATATACTAA
- a CDS encoding ABC transporter permease — protein sequence MFSSVLLTIIITILIIALNYFLYPLTLKFNILHILAFVIILFNFFAIGYITATLNISPRTAQAIGILVFFICLFFSGLVIPFDESNIILNKVSTISPFRVSINVLTAVTDIEHIFNYSKYLIIILVYTIINLLIIVLKGRFSKEIIQK from the coding sequence ATATTTTCTTCAGTTTTACTGACTATTATAATTACGATACTTATTATTGCACTAAATTATTTCTTGTATCCTTTAACGTTAAAATTCAATATATTACATATACTTGCATTTGTAATTATTTTATTCAATTTTTTTGCTATTGGATATATCACTGCAACGTTAAATATATCACCACGTACAGCTCAAGCTATTGGAATATTAGTGTTTTTTATATGTTTATTTTTTTCAGGTTTAGTTATTCCTTTTGATGAGTCAAATATTATTTTAAACAAAGTATCTACTATATCTCCATTTAGAGTTTCTATAAATGTTTTAACTGCAGTTACTGATATAGAACATATATTCAATTATTCAAAATATCTCATCATAATTTTAGTTTATACAATAATTAATTTATTAATTATTGTTTTGAAAGGTAGATTTAGCAAAGAAATTATTCAAAAGTAA
- a CDS encoding universal stress protein, which yields MLSYKNILIAVDGSTESEWAYNKAVAVAKRNDAKLTIVNVVDSRSYASIEAYDTQIVNKATSFAESLLSGYKEFAENNGVHNVATKLEFGSPKTVIPKKLAVEFDVDLIMCGTSGLNAVERFIVGSVSESIVRNSPCDVLVVRTETMPEDFEPVVATKELFEEHHEGK from the coding sequence ATGTTAAGTTACAAAAATATTTTAATTGCAGTAGATGGATCAACTGAATCAGAATGGGCTTATAATAAAGCAGTAGCCGTTGCTAAACGTAATGACGCTAAATTAACAATTGTTAACGTTGTAGATTCTAGATCATATGCAAGTATTGAAGCCTATGATACTCAAATAGTAAATAAAGCAACAAGTTTTGCTGAAAGTTTATTATCTGGATATAAAGAATTCGCTGAGAATAATGGTGTTCATAATGTAGCGACTAAACTTGAATTCGGATCTCCAAAAACAGTTATTCCTAAAAAATTAGCAGTAGAATTTGACGTAGATTTAATCATGTGTGGTACTTCTGGATTAAATGCAGTAGAACGATTTATCGTTGGTTCAGTATCAGAATCAATTGTAAGAAACTCACCATGTGACGTTCTAGTAGTAAGAACAGAAACAATGCCTGAAGATTTCGAACCAGTTGTAGCAACAAAAGAATTATTCGAAGAACACCATGAAGGTAAATAA
- a CDS encoding acetate kinase — translation MTKIIAINAGSSSLKFQLFEMPEEKVITKGLIERIGLKNSIFSITVNGEKITKTLDIENHEVAVNIMIEALKEHNIIEDINDIQGTGHRVVHGGELFPESALVTDDVLAKIESLTDLAPLHNPANIMGIKAFRKLLPSIPHVAVFDTSFHQTMPEESYLYSLPYNFYKDFGIRKYGFHGTSHKYVSERAAELLDRPLDQLRIISCHIGNGASIAAIDGGKSVDTSMGFTPLAGVTMGTRSGNLDPALIPYIMEKTGKNAEEVLNILNKESGLLGISGSSSDLRDIEQDANEGNERAKLALDVFASRIHKYMGSYATRMHGLDAIVFTAGVGENSDTVRAKVLEGLEFMGVYWDQRLNTGLRGEEAFINYPHSPVKVIVIPTDEEVMIARDVVKFGNLG, via the coding sequence ATGACAAAAATTATAGCAATTAATGCTGGTAGCTCATCTTTAAAATTCCAATTATTTGAGATGCCTGAAGAAAAAGTTATCACAAAAGGATTAATCGAGCGTATCGGATTGAAAAATTCAATTTTCTCAATTACGGTTAACGGAGAAAAAATTACAAAAACATTAGATATTGAAAATCATGAAGTTGCAGTAAATATCATGATTGAAGCTTTAAAAGAGCACAATATTATCGAAGACATTAATGATATTCAAGGTACTGGTCATCGTGTTGTTCACGGCGGAGAATTATTCCCAGAATCAGCACTTGTTACTGATGATGTATTAGCTAAAATCGAATCATTAACTGATTTAGCACCTTTACACAATCCTGCAAACATCATGGGTATTAAAGCATTTAGAAAATTATTACCAAGTATCCCACACGTCGCAGTTTTCGATACATCATTCCACCAAACAATGCCAGAAGAATCATATTTATACAGCTTACCTTACAACTTCTATAAAGATTTCGGTATTCGTAAATATGGTTTCCATGGTACAAGTCATAAATATGTATCTGAAAGAGCAGCAGAATTATTAGATCGTCCATTAGATCAATTAAGAATTATCTCTTGTCATATCGGTAATGGTGCTTCTATTGCTGCAATTGATGGTGGTAAATCAGTTGATACTTCAATGGGCTTCACACCATTAGCAGGTGTTACAATGGGTACACGTTCAGGAAACCTTGACCCAGCTTTAATTCCATACATCATGGAGAAAACTGGTAAAAATGCTGAAGAAGTATTAAATATCCTTAATAAAGAATCAGGTTTACTTGGTATTTCAGGTTCATCAAGTGACTTAAGAGATATCGAGCAAGACGCTAACGAAGGTAACGAACGTGCTAAATTAGCATTAGATGTATTCGCATCTAGAATCCATAAATACATGGGATCATATGCTACAAGAATGCACGGCTTAGATGCAATTGTATTTACAGCTGGTGTAGGGGAAAACTCTGACACAGTTCGTGCTAAAGTATTAGAAGGATTAGAATTCATGGGTGTTTATTGGGATCAACGCTTAAACACAGGTTTACGTGGAGAAGAAGCGTTCATCAACTACCCACATTCACCAGTAAAAGTTATTGTAATTCCAACTGACGAAGAAGTTATGATCGCACGTGACGTTGTGAAATTTGGTAACTTAGGATAA
- a CDS encoding GNAT family N-acetyltransferase — protein sequence MYTFEREFKSENIDSIKEVYESVCWLGHDNEKIEKIFLNSSHVVIVKNYDEVIALARALTDGVFNAAIYDVVVKKTYQQKGISRKMIEILLEDLKEISCIHLISTTGNEELYRKLGFKKLKTGMAIYKSIKLGSEYTE from the coding sequence ATGTACACTTTTGAACGTGAATTTAAAAGCGAAAATATTGATAGTATAAAAGAAGTATATGAATCAGTTTGTTGGTTAGGTCATGATAACGAAAAAATAGAAAAAATATTTCTCAATAGTTCACATGTTGTAATAGTTAAAAATTACGATGAAGTTATTGCATTAGCGAGGGCATTAACAGATGGAGTGTTTAATGCTGCTATATATGATGTAGTTGTAAAGAAAACATATCAACAAAAAGGTATTTCAAGAAAAATGATTGAAATTTTATTAGAAGATTTAAAAGAAATATCATGTATTCATTTAATATCTACGACCGGTAATGAAGAGTTATATAGAAAGCTCGGATTTAAAAAATTAAAAACTGGAATGGCAATATATAAATCTATAAAATTAGGTAGTGAGTATACTGAATAG